The DNA sequence ATTGGAAAAATCCCGCCACAAAGATCGGCGGGTCCGCCAGGAATTCCGGCGGAAAGCCCGAAGGGAATGATTTGATTATTTTCATCAGTAATGCCCAGCCGGATCTGGCAAAGGCAGAGGATTACTGTAAAAGGATTATTTCCGTTGCCAGGAGTTTGAGGGTAAAAGCAGTAATCAGCCTTGCGGCTATGCCGCAGGCAATCGATCATACGCAGCCGTCAAAGGTATGGTTTGCCGCTACTTCAAGAGAGGTGGCCGATAGCTTAAAGAAACATAACCTGCGGCTTCTAGCCGAAGGCCAGATCAGCGGTATGAACGGGCTATTCCTGGGGATAGCTAAAAGGGAGGGCTTTGATGGTTTTTGCCTTTTGGGCGAGATACCGCTTTATACCATTCAGATTGAAAATCCCAGGGCCTGCGGCGCTACCCTTGAGGCATTAGCTAAAATACTCAACATAAAAATAGATTTTTCTGAACTTAACGAAGAAGCGCATATTATGGAAGGTGAAATCAACAAGCTCCTGGACTATCTTAAATTAGGCGCGCCTATTGGGCCGATCAGCGAAGAAGATATAGAAAAGATAAAAAAATCCTTGACGCAGCTGACGAAACTACCGGTTTCGATAAAAGAAAATATCGAGAAACTCTTCAGCCAGGCCAGGGCTGATATCTCGCGCGCCAATGAGCTTAAAACCGAACTTGATAAATGGAATGTGTATAAAGAATATGAAGACAGGTTCCTGGATTTATTCAAAAAGAAAAAAGAGGGGAACAATTGACAGGCAATAATAGAGTAAAGGCCATAATATTTGATTTGGGTAATGTCGTGGTAGATTTTGACCATAGAATAGCGGCAAAAAAAATATCCCGATTCACCCCAAAAACAGCCCAGGAGATATTTGATCTCTTCTTTGATTCCAAACTCACAGGGCTATTCGAGGAAGGGAAGATTTCCTCCCGGGAATTCTTCTTAAAGGTAAAAGAAACGCTCGATCTGAAATTAGATTATAACGGGTTTTTGCCTATCTGGAATGAGATATTCTTTTTAAGCGAAAAAAATCAGGCGGTATACGCTTTGGCCAAATCCTTAAAGAAGCGCTATAAGGTTGTGCTTTTGTCCAATATAAATATCCTGCACTTTGATTATCTAAAAAAGAATTTTTCCGTGTTTGATGCCTTCCACACCGTGATTACTTCTTACGAATCGGGATTCAGAAAACCGCATCCTTCTATATATCAAGAGGCGTTGAATGTCCTGAAGGCTTCTGCCCCGGAGGTCTTTTATACTGATGACCGCTCGGAATTAATAGAGGGCGCCTGCCGCTTAGGCATACGCAGTTTTACCTTCACAGGGATAGAGCAATTAAAGAAAGACCTTTTGGATAACGGCGTAAATGTTACATAAATTGTTAAATTTGTGTAATGTGTAAAGTGTAATGTGTAAAGCGGGTGTAATGCAAAAGACAGGTGTAATGGGAAAAACACTTGCATTACACGGTAAAATATTAAACCTACATTACACGTTACACATTTAACGTTACACAGAAACTATCGCCCAAAATATAAAATTCTATGTTTTCTAACAAAATATTATTAGGCCATGGCAGCGGCGGTGAGTTAATGCACAGCCTGATCAAAGGGCTATTTCTTAAAAAGCTGCATAACCCCATATTAAAAGAGCTCTCTGATAGCGCAAGGATAAACTATAAAGAGAAGCTTGCTTTTAGCACCGATTCTTTTGTCGTCAGCCCCTTGTTTTTCCCTGGAGGCGATATCGGAAAACTCGCGGTCTGCGGGACGATAAATGATTTGGTGGTCTCCGGCGCTGTCCCCGAATATCTTTCTTTGGCGTTTATCCTGGAAGAGGGGCTGGATTACGGTATATTAGAAAAGGTTGTAGATTCTCTTTCTTTTCATGCCAACAGAGCCGGCGTTTGTATTGTAACCGGCGATATCAAGGTAGTGGAAAGAGGCGCCTGCGATAAAATATTTATCAATACCTGCGGCATTGGCAGGATTCTTAAAAATAAGAAACTCTGCGTAAAAAACATAGAGCCGGCGGATAAGATTATTCTCACCGGAGGCATTGCCCGGCACGGCTTAGCGGTATTAGCCAAGAGAAAAGAGCTCAGCTTGGGGTTTAATATAAAGAGCGACTGCGCTGCCTTAAACGATTTAATCCTGCCCATACTCAAGAGGACGGATTCCGTAAAATTTATGCGCGACCCTACCCGCGGCGGAATAGCTACTACCCTAAATGAAATTGCGCAGTCTCGCCGGCTGGG is a window from the Candidatus Omnitrophota bacterium genome containing:
- a CDS encoding PAC2 family protein, coding for MEGIKFSKNPKLKKPYFIAAWPGMGEVAFKAATHLVHKLKAEEFAQVPPEDFFYLTESIVTEGILKVPELPFGRFYYWKNPATKIGGSARNSGGKPEGNDLIIFISNAQPDLAKAEDYCKRIISVARSLRVKAVISLAAMPQAIDHTQPSKVWFAATSREVADSLKKHNLRLLAEGQISGMNGLFLGIAKREGFDGFCLLGEIPLYTIQIENPRACGATLEALAKILNIKIDFSELNEEAHIMEGEINKLLDYLKLGAPIGPISEEDIEKIKKSLTQLTKLPVSIKENIEKLFSQARADISRANELKTELDKWNVYKEYEDRFLDLFKKKKEGNN
- a CDS encoding HAD hydrolase-like protein, yielding MTGNNRVKAIIFDLGNVVVDFDHRIAAKKISRFTPKTAQEIFDLFFDSKLTGLFEEGKISSREFFLKVKETLDLKLDYNGFLPIWNEIFFLSEKNQAVYALAKSLKKRYKVVLLSNINILHFDYLKKNFSVFDAFHTVITSYESGFRKPHPSIYQEALNVLKASAPEVFYTDDRSELIEGACRLGIRSFTFTGIEQLKKDLLDNGVNVT
- the hypE gene encoding hydrogenase expression/formation protein HypE, with protein sequence MFSNKILLGHGSGGELMHSLIKGLFLKKLHNPILKELSDSARINYKEKLAFSTDSFVVSPLFFPGGDIGKLAVCGTINDLVVSGAVPEYLSLAFILEEGLDYGILEKVVDSLSFHANRAGVCIVTGDIKVVERGACDKIFINTCGIGRILKNKKLCVKNIEPADKIILTGGIARHGLAVLAKRKELSLGFNIKSDCAALNDLILPILKRTDSVKFMRDPTRGGIATTLNEIAQSRRLGIIIDEKSIPISAKVKVASELLGIDPLYIANEGNAVMVVSPDGADKVLTLLRKHPLGRNAQEIGVVTRQPKATVVLKTIVGTQRIVDMLTSEPLPRIC